One genomic region from Candidatus Endomicrobiellum trichonymphae encodes:
- a CDS encoding DEAD/DEAH box helicase: MFTLKQYQQRTLDTLTSFLKKARIFGAETAFEEYAAMPNKTYEPIAELPLTPYICLRLPTGGGKTYLAANAVKVAAQNYLDKDFPIVLWLTPTTTIKEQTIETLKNSSHPNREILDETFAGNVEIYDISEFERIKPQDIKANVCIIAATIQSFRVDKTEGRLIYSHNENLETHFVNILDNKPLSLERIEDSRPDSGKIKCSFANLLNIHNPLVIVDEAHNASTKLSYKVMERVNPACIIEFTATPAANSNVLVKVSAMELKAEEMIKLPIILKENQTWEESLADSVLMRRKLAETAIKDEHYIRPIVLIQAENENREITVDVIKKYLMENEKIEPEQIAIATGEQRELDNIDILSKDCKIQYIITKQALKEGWDCPFAYIFCSAASTKSAKDVEQLLGRVLRMPYAAKRNDEDLNKAYAFVSRSCWTNSVSFLQDKLVRMGFENWEAENALQANLMLDAGKIQNRNEFSFTAKLDTSYFAQTEIKILELRENQNGYAVMKLSKDTPRELFEKIQTNLPEADKKVFKNIADFISKASILSPAQRGEEISVPQLCLNISGEWEAVTDKEQYLPDGWNLLDCKAELSPSEFSIENKGKIFEIDINDNKITNRYIQETLTIDLDNLESDWTNSELSRWLDKNIRQPDIEQPILLEFLRKMIEYLNLTRNIPLTSLIRTKFILAEVINNKIGKYRTEAYVKAYRDLFVSLSQNIETKSESSFLFKFGQEYQPLSIYEGTTKFNKHLYEHIGAMNKEEENCAAVIDSLEEVKYWVRNIERSNYSFFLPTSTDRFYPDFIALLTDGRILAVEYKGGHLLSTDDTKEKENIGRLWQEKSGGKCLFMLSSKENLERQIIDKIKEE; this comes from the coding sequence ATGTTCACATTAAAACAATATCAGCAAAGAACTTTAGACACTCTGACATCTTTTTTGAAAAAAGCGCGTATTTTCGGGGCAGAAACTGCATTTGAAGAATATGCGGCAATGCCAAACAAAACATACGAACCTATCGCCGAACTGCCTTTAACTCCATATATCTGCTTAAGACTTCCTACCGGCGGCGGAAAAACATACCTCGCTGCAAATGCGGTAAAGGTTGCCGCTCAAAATTATTTAGATAAAGATTTTCCCATTGTTTTATGGCTTACGCCTACCACAACAATAAAAGAACAGACAATAGAAACATTAAAAAATTCCAGTCATCCAAACAGAGAGATTTTAGATGAAACTTTTGCCGGAAATGTTGAAATTTACGATATATCCGAATTTGAAAGAATAAAACCTCAAGATATAAAAGCAAATGTATGTATAATCGCGGCGACAATTCAGTCTTTTAGAGTTGATAAAACAGAGGGAAGACTGATATATTCTCATAACGAAAATTTAGAAACGCATTTTGTAAATATACTTGACAATAAACCGCTAAGTTTGGAGAGAATAGAAGACAGCCGCCCTGACAGCGGAAAAATTAAGTGCTCTTTCGCGAATCTGCTTAATATTCACAATCCTTTAGTAATTGTCGACGAAGCCCATAATGCAAGCACAAAATTGAGTTATAAAGTAATGGAAAGAGTAAACCCCGCATGTATTATTGAATTTACGGCTACTCCTGCTGCCAACAGCAATGTTTTAGTTAAAGTTTCAGCTATGGAACTTAAAGCTGAAGAAATGATAAAACTCCCTATCATTTTAAAAGAAAATCAGACTTGGGAGGAATCTCTTGCCGACTCTGTTTTAATGCGCAGAAAACTTGCCGAAACTGCCATAAAAGACGAACATTATATACGACCTATCGTTTTAATTCAGGCAGAAAATGAAAACAGAGAAATAACCGTAGATGTTATAAAAAAATATCTGATGGAAAATGAGAAAATAGAGCCGGAACAAATTGCAATTGCAACCGGAGAACAGAGAGAACTTGATAATATTGACATTCTAAGCAAAGACTGTAAAATACAATATATTATTACAAAGCAGGCATTAAAAGAAGGCTGGGATTGTCCTTTTGCATACATATTCTGCTCTGCTGCAAGTACAAAGTCTGCTAAAGATGTGGAACAACTGCTCGGCAGAGTTCTGCGTATGCCGTATGCAGCCAAAAGAAACGATGAGGACTTGAATAAGGCTTACGCTTTTGTTTCAAGATCATGCTGGACTAATTCCGTAAGTTTTCTGCAGGATAAACTTGTACGTATGGGGTTTGAAAACTGGGAAGCTGAAAATGCGCTGCAGGCGAACTTAATGCTTGATGCTGGAAAAATTCAGAATAGGAACGAGTTTTCTTTTACAGCTAAATTAGATACGTCTTATTTCGCCCAGACGGAAATAAAAATACTTGAACTTAGAGAAAACCAAAACGGATATGCAGTAATGAAATTAAGTAAAGACACTCCCAGGGAATTATTTGAAAAAATACAAACTAATCTCCCCGAAGCTGACAAAAAAGTTTTTAAGAATATTGCAGATTTTATATCTAAAGCTTCAATTCTATCGCCAGCGCAAAGAGGGGAAGAAATAAGCGTCCCGCAGCTTTGTCTTAACATATCCGGAGAATGGGAAGCTGTAACCGATAAAGAACAATATCTGCCAGACGGATGGAATCTGCTTGACTGTAAAGCTGAACTTTCGCCATCGGAATTTAGTATTGAAAATAAAGGAAAAATTTTTGAAATTGATATAAACGACAATAAAATAACAAACAGATATATTCAAGAAACATTGACGATAGACTTAGATAATCTTGAATCAGACTGGACAAATTCAGAACTTTCAAGATGGCTTGACAAAAATATAAGACAACCGGATATTGAACAGCCTATTTTGCTTGAATTTCTAAGAAAAATGATTGAATACCTAAATTTAACAAGAAATATTCCTTTAACGTCTTTGATAAGAACAAAATTTATTTTAGCCGAAGTCATAAATAATAAAATAGGCAAATACAGGACTGAAGCGTATGTAAAAGCCTATAGAGACTTATTTGTCAGTTTGAGCCAAAATATTGAAACGAAATCTGAATCTAGCTTTCTTTTTAAGTTCGGGCAAGAATATCAGCCTCTGTCTATATATGAGGGCACAACAAAATTCAATAAACATCTCTATGAACATATCGGCGCTATGAACAAAGAAGAAGAAAACTGTGCCGCTGTTATTGATAGTTTGGAAGAAGTTAAATACTGGGTGCGTAACATTGAAAGAAGCAATTATTCGTTTTTTCTGCCGACTTCAACAGACAGATTTTATCCTGATTTTATAGCTTTGTTAACCGACGGCAGAATTTTAGCCGTAGAATATAAGGGCGGACATTTATTGTCAACTGACGATACAAAAGAAAAAGAAAATATCGGCAGACTCTGGCAGGAAAAAAGCGGCGGAAAATGTCTATTCATGCTATCATCAAAAGAGAATTTAGAGCGGCAAATTATTGATAAAATAAAAGAGGAATAA
- the mutL gene encoding DNA mismatch repair endonuclease MutL → MPINILSQETVNKIAAGEVVERPLNAVKELVENSLDAFASSITVEIEEAGKKLIRVSDNGFGMDKKDLELSILRHATSKIDDFKDLMHIHSLGFRGEALASIAAVSNFEIKTRKKGENSGWKLSVAGAKDIKVMPWSGAEGTITEVKSLFFNTPARQKFLKSDSTERSRIINSLEETALANYDISFKIFSENKTVFSAAQTDSKTERIADILGKDFAKTLKNIKIDHPKISLDVYFTGRDNSLPNKKYQYLFVNSRPVNYPKRLMHCVYQSYKESIPRDKYPGILIYTDVDPSEIDVNIHPAKREVKFADENGIYDILFKALRNALMSQGHPEIKITYPPLDKEKSAKQEVEGSTAPRFTPKIQQPVIYAREPKPKYNYASLKQTCSIDKYADVFAKQEELTPENFDSNIKVIGQVFDTYIIASNKGDLYIFDQHAAAERVRYEFYLSQMKSQTIKIQQMLMPENFDLSPSISELLKANINIFNELGISIEEFGQNSFRITAYPALLGNISMEQIVKTIISDIEDDKHAEIEQKRDKIIRLACRASIKAGDNVSFIEAKKLINDLFKCKQSFTCPHGRPTAYKISLNEIEKFFKRK, encoded by the coding sequence ATGCCGATAAACATCTTATCTCAGGAAACAGTCAATAAAATAGCTGCAGGCGAAGTTGTGGAACGCCCGTTAAACGCCGTTAAAGAACTTGTAGAAAACTCTTTAGACGCTTTTGCGTCTTCTATAACAGTTGAAATAGAAGAAGCGGGGAAAAAGCTTATAAGAGTTTCCGATAACGGTTTCGGCATGGACAAAAAAGATTTGGAACTATCTATATTAAGACACGCCACGAGCAAAATAGACGATTTTAAAGATTTGATGCATATTCATTCTTTAGGATTTAGAGGAGAGGCTCTTGCTTCTATAGCAGCCGTTTCAAATTTTGAAATAAAAACAAGAAAAAAAGGCGAGAACTCCGGCTGGAAACTTTCAGTCGCAGGCGCTAAAGACATTAAAGTTATGCCATGGTCAGGTGCGGAAGGAACAATAACAGAAGTTAAAAGCTTATTTTTCAATACTCCGGCGAGACAAAAATTTTTAAAAAGCGATTCTACCGAACGTTCAAGAATTATAAATTCGCTCGAAGAAACGGCTCTTGCAAACTATGATATATCTTTTAAAATATTCTCTGAAAACAAAACTGTTTTTTCTGCGGCTCAGACGGATAGCAAAACAGAGAGAATTGCAGATATTTTGGGTAAAGATTTCGCAAAAACTCTCAAAAATATAAAAATAGACCATCCTAAAATTTCATTAGATGTTTATTTTACAGGCAGAGATAATTCTTTGCCTAACAAAAAATATCAGTATCTTTTTGTAAATTCCAGACCGGTAAATTACCCTAAACGGCTTATGCATTGTGTTTATCAGTCTTATAAGGAATCTATCCCCCGCGATAAATATCCGGGAATCTTAATTTATACCGATGTTGATCCATCGGAAATCGATGTAAACATACACCCGGCAAAAAGAGAAGTAAAGTTTGCAGATGAAAACGGCATATATGATATACTTTTTAAGGCGTTAAGAAATGCGCTTATGTCGCAAGGTCATCCGGAAATTAAAATAACTTATCCGCCGCTAGATAAAGAAAAATCCGCAAAGCAAGAGGTTGAGGGGAGTACCGCTCCTCGCTTTACCCCTAAAATACAACAGCCCGTCATTTATGCCAGAGAGCCTAAACCAAAGTACAACTATGCTTCTTTAAAACAAACCTGCAGTATAGACAAATATGCAGACGTTTTTGCAAAACAGGAGGAGCTTACGCCTGAAAATTTTGACAGCAACATAAAAGTTATCGGACAGGTTTTTGATACTTACATTATTGCTTCAAATAAAGGCGACTTATATATTTTTGACCAGCATGCCGCTGCAGAAAGAGTGAGATACGAATTTTATCTTTCGCAGATGAAAAGTCAGACTATTAAAATACAGCAAATGCTTATGCCAGAAAATTTTGACCTTTCTCCGAGTATTTCGGAACTTCTTAAGGCAAATATAAACATTTTCAATGAATTAGGGATAAGTATTGAAGAATTCGGACAAAATTCTTTTAGAATTACAGCATATCCGGCACTGCTTGGAAATATATCAATGGAACAAATAGTTAAGACAATAATTTCAGATATTGAAGATGATAAACATGCAGAAATAGAGCAGAAAAGGGATAAAATTATACGGTTGGCATGCCGTGCAAGCATAAAAGCGGGCGATAATGTTTCGTTTATTGAAGCCAAAAAACTGATAAACGATCTCTTTAAATGCAAACAGTCTTTTACATGTCCGCACGGCAGACCTACAGCATATAAAATTTCATTAAACGAGATAGAAAAGTTTTTTAAAAGAAAATAA
- the miaA gene encoding tRNA (adenosine(37)-N6)-dimethylallyltransferase MiaA — translation MTLYFHYNRNDTKIIDIIVISGPTASGKTKKAVEFCKEKNGEIISCDSRQIYKYLDTGTNKEGVFLQNGLRRIDGVLQHLTDILNPDQNYSAAKFVKDADLKISEILKKGKVPVVTGGTGLYIKALLYGLDEMPKADKTLRKELKTKSQDELYSVLLKSDPEAAEKNKKNPQRLLRALEVNILSGRTMQEHFKSKSPRYNFGHYSISVDNKILYKKTNERCKYMIENGMIEETQKVLNMGFDKNCSALSGIGYRHIIQYLEKKISKEDLILEFSKDTRHYAKRQNTWFKAQPDVDFMFY, via the coding sequence ATGACTTTGTACTTTCACTATAACAGGAACGATACAAAAATTATAGACATAATTGTTATTTCAGGACCAACTGCGAGCGGAAAGACAAAAAAAGCTGTCGAGTTTTGTAAAGAAAAAAACGGCGAGATAATTTCCTGCGATTCAAGACAGATTTATAAATATTTAGATACCGGTACAAATAAAGAGGGAGTTTTTTTACAAAACGGACTCCGCAGAATTGACGGAGTCTTACAGCATTTAACTGATATTTTAAATCCTGATCAAAATTACAGCGCTGCAAAATTTGTAAAAGATGCCGATTTAAAGATTTCAGAAATTTTAAAAAAGGGAAAAGTTCCCGTTGTAACAGGCGGGACGGGACTATACATTAAAGCTTTGCTTTACGGACTTGATGAGATGCCGAAAGCGGATAAAACGTTAAGAAAAGAATTAAAGACTAAATCTCAAGACGAACTTTATAGTGTACTCTTGAAATCAGACCCGGAAGCTGCCGAAAAGAACAAAAAAAATCCGCAAAGACTTCTTAGAGCGCTTGAAGTTAATATTCTTTCAGGCAGAACCATGCAAGAACACTTTAAGTCTAAAAGTCCGAGATATAATTTTGGACATTACAGCATATCCGTTGATAATAAAATTCTCTATAAAAAAACTAATGAGAGATGTAAATATATGATTGAAAACGGAATGATCGAGGAAACGCAAAAAGTTTTAAATATGGGGTTTGATAAAAACTGTTCTGCGTTAAGCGGCATAGGGTACAGACACATAATACAGTACCTTGAAAAAAAGATTTCAAAAGAGGATTTAATTTTAGAATTTTCAAAAGATACAAGGCATTATGCCAAACGACAAAATACATGGTTTAAAGCTCAGCCTGATGTTGATTTTATGTTCTACTAA
- a CDS encoding AAA family ATPase codes for MNYIKKIKIENYKCFREFSLELNKDMNIIVGYNESGKSTILEAIHLVLSGYFLNGKYLSNNELSEYIFNKEIEKEYLDSLNGIDNHQNPPRVLIEIFFDSNDLPEFEGDGNSDKEKNCGLCLKIEFNDEYQGDYNELIKTKITSIPIEYYKIVRMSFARDNIIKKKIPIKSVLINSTSISARSSNIYISKIKDDLTVRESATLLQTYRKSIEETFINDSKETLNRKIDENPDISKKKLKYLLIYQ; via the coding sequence ATGAATTATATTAAAAAAATTAAAATTGAAAATTATAAATGTTTTAGAGAGTTCTCTCTTGAATTAAATAAAGATATGAACATTATAGTAGGATACAATGAATCGGGTAAATCAACTATTCTCGAAGCAATACATCTTGTTTTATCAGGCTATTTTCTCAATGGGAAGTATTTGAGCAATAATGAATTGTCAGAGTATATTTTTAATAAAGAAATAGAGAAAGAGTACTTAGATAGTTTAAATGGAATAGATAACCATCAAAATCCGCCGAGGGTTTTAATCGAGATTTTTTTTGACAGCAATGATTTGCCAGAATTTGAAGGAGATGGTAATAGTGATAAAGAGAAGAATTGCGGACTTTGTTTAAAAATTGAATTTAATGATGAATATCAGGGGGATTACAACGAATTAATAAAAACAAAAATAACTAGCATTCCAATTGAATATTATAAAATTGTGCGGATGTCTTTTGCTCGTGACAATATTATTAAAAAGAAAATACCCATTAAATCTGTTTTAATAAATTCTACTTCTATATCTGCCCGAAGTTCTAATATATACATCTCTAAAATTAAGGATGATTTAACTGTACGAGAATCAGCCACATTATTACAGACTTATAGGAAATCAATAGAAGAAACATTTATAAATGACTCAAAAGAAACACTAAATAGAAAAATTGATGAAAATCCTGATATTTCTAAAAAAAAATTGAAATATCTGTTGATTTATCAGTAG
- a CDS encoding ATP-dependent nuclease produces the protein MTYFNGIPFHQIGKGEQCLISTNLALAHKRAKESNLILIEEPENHLSHTKLNQLIKSINDKCKEKQIIITTHNNFVANKLKLKNLILLNEEKDKRTSSSFNSLEEETYKFFEKLPGYETLRMILCKKAILVEGASDELIIQRAFMDKNNNALPIEKEIDVISVKGLAFKRFLDVAKMIKKPVAVVADNDGNFEKNIENKYKGYKQDEFIKIFADKRVEFPTLEPQIADANKDEDNLKLLCKVLQINSSKYHTPKSVADYMEQEHNKTECALKIFNANAKEKIKYPDYINNAIDWCNEQKQ, from the coding sequence ATGACTTATTTTAACGGCATTCCGTTTCATCAAATAGGAAAAGGAGAACAATGTTTAATCAGTACTAATCTTGCATTGGCGCATAAAAGGGCAAAAGAATCCAACTTAATTTTAATAGAAGAACCTGAAAATCACTTGTCACACACAAAGTTAAATCAACTTATTAAAAGTATTAATGATAAATGCAAAGAAAAACAAATAATTATTACAACGCATAATAATTTTGTAGCAAATAAATTAAAACTTAAAAATCTAATTTTGCTAAATGAAGAAAAAGATAAACGGACATCTTCTTCATTTAACTCTTTAGAAGAAGAAACTTATAAATTTTTTGAGAAGTTGCCGGGTTATGAGACTTTAAGGATGATATTATGCAAAAAGGCAATACTTGTGGAAGGAGCATCAGATGAATTAATTATCCAAAGAGCGTTTATGGATAAAAACAACAACGCATTGCCAATAGAAAAAGAGATAGATGTTATTTCTGTAAAAGGTCTTGCTTTTAAACGTTTTTTAGATGTTGCAAAAATGATAAAAAAGCCTGTTGCTGTTGTTGCCGATAATGATGGAAATTTTGAAAAAAACATTGAAAATAAGTATAAAGGTTATAAACAAGATGAGTTTATTAAGATATTTGCAGATAAGAGAGTAGAATTCCCTACTTTAGAACCTCAAATAGCAGATGCAAACAAAGATGAAGATAATTTAAAGCTTCTTTGCAAAGTTTTACAAATTAATTCTAGTAAATATCACACGCCAAAATCAGTTGCTGATTATATGGAGCAGGAGCATAATAAAACTGAATGTGCATTGAAAATCTTTAATGCAAATGCAAAAGAAAAAATTAAATATCCTGACTATATTAATAATGCAATAGACTGGTGTAATGAACAAAAACAATAG
- a CDS encoding UvrD-helicase domain-containing protein — MNKNNRLIIAVAGSGKTTFLVNEAMKIKNEKILFTTYTDNNADEIKQKFISEYNCIPELVTIQPWFSFLIQHGARPYQGSYNGAMFEYNIKGLTLLNEKSGYKYNKNDKPIITDSAEKKDFKKHFFDNRNKIFSDKLAKFVFKANKSSNNEVINRITRIYSYIFIDEAQDLAGYDLDIIKLLLKKSSNIVLTADPRQVTYSTHRAVRNQKYKGGKIKDFLDENCKNLIKIDYTSLNVSHRNNQEICDYSSDLYPEFPKSNTCACCNNNNISHNGIFLLRKKDIEPYMHIYNNVIQLRWNRNVEMVKTYRVFNFGESKGKTFERVLIYPTTDMKKWIVDNKSTLTNEARAKFYVAITRAKYSVAIVVNDDDIDIKRAEERGISFEKIYDDVKREVQLYKLYKKNF; from the coding sequence ATGAACAAAAACAATAGATTAATCATAGCAGTTGCTGGTTCCGGCAAAACAACATTTCTTGTGAATGAAGCAATGAAAATCAAAAATGAGAAAATATTGTTTACAACATATACAGATAATAATGCTGATGAAATAAAACAAAAATTTATTAGTGAATATAATTGCATTCCAGAACTTGTGACAATTCAACCATGGTTTTCTTTTTTGATTCAACACGGTGCAAGACCGTATCAAGGTTCATATAATGGGGCAATGTTTGAATATAATATAAAAGGTTTAACTCTACTTAATGAAAAATCCGGTTATAAATATAATAAAAATGATAAGCCTATTATTACAGATTCTGCAGAGAAAAAGGATTTTAAAAAGCATTTTTTTGACAACAGAAATAAAATATTTTCTGATAAGCTGGCAAAATTTGTTTTTAAAGCAAATAAGTCCTCAAATAATGAAGTTATAAATAGAATTACGAGAATTTATTCCTACATATTTATTGATGAAGCTCAAGATTTGGCGGGATATGATTTAGATATTATAAAATTGTTGCTCAAAAAATCTTCTAATATTGTATTAACAGCTGATCCTCGTCAAGTAACATATTCGACACATCGAGCAGTTCGAAATCAGAAATATAAAGGTGGTAAAATAAAAGATTTTCTTGATGAAAATTGTAAAAATTTAATTAAAATTGATTATACTTCTTTAAACGTATCACACCGTAATAATCAAGAAATATGTGATTATTCATCAGATCTTTATCCAGAGTTTCCCAAAAGCAATACATGTGCATGTTGCAATAATAATAATATAAGTCATAATGGTATTTTTCTTTTGAGGAAAAAAGATATTGAACCATATATGCATATTTATAATAATGTAATTCAACTCAGATGGAATAGAAATGTAGAAATGGTGAAAACCTATCGTGTTTTTAATTTTGGAGAATCCAAAGGAAAAACATTTGAAAGAGTGCTTATTTATCCAACGACGGATATGAAAAAATGGATAGTTGATAATAAGAGTACTTTAACAAATGAAGCAAGAGCTAAATTTTATGTAGCAATTACACGTGCTAAATACAGTGTTGCTATTGTTGTTAATGACGATGATATTGATATTAAAAGAGCTGAAGAGAGAGGAATATCATTTGAAAAGATTTATGATGACGTTAAAAGAGAGGTTCAACTATATAAATTATATAAAAAGAATTTTTAG
- the murJ gene encoding murein biosynthesis integral membrane protein MurJ has protein sequence MGNKTLAKNAVKTAFGTALSRILGYIRDMLVANLFGIGMSADAFYAALKIPSLFRRLFGEGSFSAAFIPVLSEYLNTKEKTETQKFLNAIFTVLLLILAAISILGICFAPALAKLTAWGFANNPEKMQLTIELTRLLFPLILFICLAAFLLAVLNTLHSFFIPALAPGAISFSEVFYMLIFAPAIIQGNQLKGLAVSIVAGGALYFFIQYPKLKSLGWHLKFKVDLKHPGIKKIAFLMIPSMIGLSADQINAFVDNVYASFLGDGPAGVLYYSNRLMQMPLAVFGLAFATASLPAMSKAYIQKDITALKNSLNYSIRFTVFILLPAAAGLMVIGLPIVKLLFEHGKFNYSGSLMTYNALFYYSLGLPAYGAAKIFANVFYSFQDTKMPVKIAISAMILHVILCFLLMRPMGVGGFALATAASSYFNLFLLAAYLRKRIGKLGLKKILLSSSKSLFASVITGITAWNVCRISENLFISVPISIISGLAAFAAVSYILKSEELNSFMQFLSRKQK, from the coding sequence ATGGGAAATAAAACGCTTGCAAAAAACGCCGTAAAAACAGCTTTCGGCACTGCTCTTTCAAGAATTCTCGGATACATAAGAGATATGCTTGTCGCTAATTTATTCGGCATCGGCATGTCTGCCGATGCTTTTTATGCGGCTTTGAAAATTCCAAGCCTTTTCAGACGTCTATTCGGCGAAGGTTCATTTTCAGCGGCTTTTATACCGGTACTCAGCGAATACCTGAACACAAAGGAAAAAACAGAAACACAGAAATTTTTAAATGCAATATTTACAGTTTTATTGTTGATACTTGCAGCAATATCTATTTTAGGAATATGTTTTGCTCCTGCCCTTGCAAAATTGACAGCGTGGGGATTTGCAAATAATCCCGAAAAAATGCAACTTACAATAGAACTCACAAGACTGTTGTTTCCTTTAATTCTTTTCATATGCCTTGCCGCTTTTCTGCTTGCAGTATTAAACACTTTACATTCGTTTTTTATTCCGGCGCTTGCTCCGGGGGCAATAAGTTTTTCTGAGGTTTTTTATATGCTTATTTTTGCTCCGGCAATTATACAAGGAAATCAGCTTAAAGGACTTGCCGTAAGCATTGTTGCCGGCGGAGCGCTGTATTTTTTTATACAGTATCCTAAACTTAAAAGTCTGGGCTGGCATTTAAAATTCAAAGTTGATTTAAAACATCCGGGCATAAAGAAAATCGCATTTCTTATGATACCTTCGATGATAGGCTTATCTGCAGATCAGATAAATGCTTTTGTTGACAATGTATACGCATCTTTTCTTGGGGACGGACCCGCAGGAGTGCTTTATTATTCCAACAGACTTATGCAGATGCCGCTGGCGGTTTTCGGACTTGCTTTTGCGACTGCTTCTCTTCCTGCAATGTCAAAAGCTTATATTCAAAAAGATATAACAGCGCTTAAAAATTCTCTCAATTACTCTATACGGTTTACAGTTTTTATCCTTCTTCCCGCAGCGGCAGGACTTATGGTTATAGGACTTCCTATAGTAAAACTTTTATTTGAGCACGGAAAATTTAATTATTCTGGATCTTTAATGACGTACAACGCCTTATTTTATTATTCTTTAGGACTTCCAGCTTATGGTGCCGCAAAAATTTTTGCAAATGTATTTTACTCGTTTCAAGATACAAAAATGCCTGTCAAAATAGCTATAAGCGCTATGATTTTACACGTTATTTTATGTTTTTTATTAATGCGTCCTATGGGTGTCGGCGGATTTGCGCTTGCAACAGCAGCGTCATCTTACTTTAATCTGTTCCTACTTGCCGCATATCTCAGAAAACGCATAGGTAAACTTGGTCTCAAAAAAATATTACTTTCATCTTCAAAATCCCTGTTTGCATCCGTTATTACCGGCATTACAGCTTGGAATGTATGCAGAATTTCAGAAAATTTATTTATCTCAGTCCCTATTTCAATAATTTCAGGTTTAGCCGCATTTGCAGCAGTTTCATACATATTAAAATCTGAAGAATTAAATTCATTTATGCAGTTTTTATCAAGAAAACAAAAATGA